Below is a window of Chloroflexota bacterium DNA.
TATGGAAACACGGGCTCCGCAACGCCGTGATTCCGCCTCTAACCTTTGCCGGAGTTAGCTTGGGCAATATGGTCGCCGGGTCGATCACGACAGAACTGGTCTTTGCCTGGCCCGGCCTGGGGCTGTTGGCGATTCAGTCCACATTGAAGGCCGACTACCCGGTGTTGCAAGGCACCGTAATCATCTTCACTCTGCTTTACATCGCGGTCGCATTATTGGTGGACATTTTGTATGCCTACCTCGACCCCAGAATTCGTTACGCATAGACGATTCGAGAGACCAACGTGGCAAAAATAGCCCAGGTCAGCCCATCGCTTCCATCTGACCGCATATCAACCGTATGGCGGACGTTCAGGCGGCTGCCGATCATACCC
It encodes the following:
- a CDS encoding ABC transporter permease translates to WKHGLRNAVIPPLTFAGVSLGNMVAGSITTELVFAWPGLGLLAIQSTLKADYPVLQGTVIIFTLLYIAVALLVDILYAYLDPRIRYA